One segment of Halomonas sp. TD01 DNA contains the following:
- a CDS encoding UTRA domain-containing protein: protein MPDAYYLQLTEQLRHLITQHATQWEGKLPAERALAERFSTTRVTLRQALAQLEGEGLIHRSNRRGWFISPARLVYDPTRDAGFNDYVRAQGRQPRTAVLKLETRSHLVAARALELPDDQPFHHIRRRRYVDDRAVLVESLWVVPERAPELLDIYSGQSLWGLLRERWGHHLANRSIRMVSEALSPLDAEELLVAPGAAGLNICRAIFDGQQRPIEFDEEHWLHDSLCISVELSGQQ, encoded by the coding sequence ATGCCTGATGCCTACTATTTACAGTTAACGGAACAACTTCGTCATTTAATTACCCAGCATGCCACGCAGTGGGAAGGCAAGTTGCCCGCTGAGCGAGCGTTGGCAGAGCGCTTCTCGACTACCCGCGTTACGTTGCGGCAAGCCTTGGCGCAACTGGAGGGGGAAGGGCTTATTCACCGCAGCAATCGACGTGGCTGGTTTATTTCACCGGCTAGGCTGGTGTATGACCCCACCCGGGACGCAGGTTTTAACGACTATGTGCGCGCTCAGGGGCGGCAACCACGCACGGCGGTACTTAAGCTGGAGACCCGTTCTCATCTGGTGGCGGCCCGAGCCCTGGAACTGCCCGATGACCAGCCGTTTCACCACATTCGCCGTCGCCGTTACGTAGATGATCGCGCTGTGCTGGTGGAGTCGCTTTGGGTGGTGCCCGAGCGTGCGCCAGAGCTGCTAGACATCTACAGCGGACAGTCACTGTGGGGGCTGTTAAGAGAGCGATGGGGGCATCACTTGGCCAATCGCTCAATACGCATGGTGTCCGAAGCGCTGTCGCCATTAGATGCTGAAGAGTTACTCGTTGCCCCCGGCGCGGCAGGGTTAAACATTTGCCGCGCCATTTTTGATGGTCAACAGCGGCCCATTGAGTTTGATGAGGAGCACTGGCTGCATGACTCCCTTTGCATTAGCGTTGAGCTATCGGGCCAGCAGTAA
- a CDS encoding EAL domain-containing protein → MHTRNEALEIFRQLAEGLGRSGRPDFYTTLVEQLAQLLGIDHALIAVVTEPNMATTLAVWSNNCHQENIAYSLIGTPCETVLGREPCLYACDVQARFPKDELLGQLGAESYMGLPLFSSDGSAIGILAVLSNKPMQLDGLENEILRIVAAQAGAELGRCQAEQALRQSEEVARESERRLNTLLNHLPGMAYRCLNDQHWTMQLVSQGAEALTGYHPDELQDNRLISFASLIHEADQDRLYLAAQQAIQQRQPYRVVYRLRHRDGSYRWMWEQGQAVIDDDGHVAYLEGFISDVTDQHESQRVQDAVVQVATTVTSRVGDDYFHQLIATLATLLEADAGFIALLDQPVPQRLGSTDKRDSVLPATAAHTVSLVANGQLIDNQTFMLQGTPAERVVFERESVVQSGHSFTLPGTSLSTQAWIGRRLDNAKGDAIGVMMVFYQAPLTTNAFATSVLKILSTGAAAELERRRDHRHMQRLAYTDNTTGLPNRARFIELLASMGKEATSQDDSLSLLLLDIRRFKEVNDLHGHQVGDQLLVTVAERLRQASLSKSAVARLSGDEFTILLPNIEDVRLQEVVFQLCEVIKRPIQLGHRVFNLDVSIGVASYPSDVSDAGELFNAASIALHHAKRRDNSVCPYTQAMRQTMERRQWMTERLHQAIIEGRLQLYFQPQFSLASKTLKGAEALCRWYDPEWGWVSPGEFIPLAEERGLIRMLGDWVLEEAASQLSVWQTNNTPLPGRLSINISAQQFADPQLTAHVAKLTACVPPCAIALELTESDFMRDPDQAVTITQSMRQAGYALFIDDFGTGYSSLSYLRRFAADALKIDISFVRDMLDNHHDRAIVQTIIAMADTLDMKTLAEGVESSAQADLLAKMGCSEAQGYWFGRPLPADEFAAMWLTP, encoded by the coding sequence ATGCACACCAGAAACGAAGCGTTAGAGATTTTTCGCCAGTTGGCGGAAGGTTTGGGGCGCAGCGGAAGACCTGACTTTTATACGACGCTTGTCGAGCAACTTGCCCAACTGCTTGGGATTGATCATGCGTTGATCGCTGTGGTCACCGAGCCTAATATGGCCACAACGTTGGCCGTTTGGTCAAATAATTGTCATCAGGAAAATATCGCTTATTCTCTCATTGGAACGCCTTGTGAAACCGTTTTAGGTCGAGAGCCTTGCTTGTATGCCTGTGATGTTCAGGCGCGCTTTCCTAAAGACGAGTTGCTCGGCCAACTGGGTGCGGAGAGCTACATGGGGCTGCCTCTATTTTCATCAGATGGCTCCGCCATTGGCATCTTAGCGGTGTTAAGTAATAAGCCGATGCAGCTCGATGGGCTTGAAAACGAAATCTTGCGCATTGTGGCCGCTCAAGCGGGCGCCGAGCTAGGCCGTTGCCAAGCCGAGCAAGCGCTTCGTCAAAGTGAAGAAGTGGCTCGGGAGAGTGAGCGGCGTTTAAATACATTGCTCAATCACCTTCCTGGAATGGCCTATCGTTGCCTGAATGACCAACACTGGACGATGCAGTTGGTTAGCCAAGGTGCTGAAGCGCTCACGGGCTATCATCCGGACGAGTTACAAGACAATCGGCTCATAAGCTTCGCCTCCCTCATACATGAAGCCGATCAGGATCGTCTCTATTTAGCAGCACAGCAGGCAATTCAACAGCGTCAGCCATATCGCGTGGTGTACCGATTACGTCATCGGGATGGCAGCTACCGCTGGATGTGGGAGCAAGGTCAAGCTGTCATCGATGATGATGGTCATGTGGCCTATCTCGAGGGCTTTATCTCGGATGTGACTGATCAGCACGAATCGCAACGCGTGCAGGACGCGGTAGTACAAGTAGCCACGACGGTTACCTCACGCGTAGGAGATGATTATTTTCACCAATTGATCGCCACGTTAGCCACGTTATTAGAAGCAGATGCCGGGTTTATCGCATTACTGGATCAACCTGTTCCACAGCGTTTGGGATCAACTGACAAGAGAGACTCGGTGCTGCCCGCCACAGCAGCCCATACCGTTAGTTTAGTTGCTAATGGACAGTTAATAGATAACCAAACGTTTATGTTGCAAGGAACGCCTGCTGAGCGAGTAGTGTTTGAGCGCGAGAGCGTCGTTCAAAGTGGCCATTCGTTTACGTTGCCAGGCACCTCGCTCAGTACCCAGGCATGGATCGGCCGCCGCCTGGATAATGCCAAGGGAGATGCCATTGGCGTGATGATGGTGTTTTATCAAGCACCGCTGACCACCAATGCATTTGCGACCTCCGTGCTAAAAATTCTCTCTACCGGTGCCGCCGCGGAACTCGAACGTCGCCGTGACCATCGACACATGCAGCGTCTCGCCTATACAGACAACACCACAGGCTTGCCTAACCGCGCACGTTTCATTGAGCTGTTGGCCAGCATGGGAAAAGAGGCGACTAGTCAGGATGACTCGCTCTCGTTACTGCTGCTGGATATTCGACGCTTTAAAGAGGTTAACGACCTACATGGCCATCAGGTAGGAGACCAGTTGCTCGTGACCGTGGCTGAGCGCTTGCGGCAAGCCAGTCTGTCCAAAAGTGCTGTCGCGCGACTTTCCGGGGATGAATTTACGATACTGCTACCCAACATTGAGGATGTTCGTCTTCAAGAAGTAGTGTTTCAGCTATGCGAGGTAATCAAGCGTCCCATCCAGTTGGGGCATCGTGTTTTTAACCTCGACGTCAGTATTGGGGTAGCCAGCTATCCAAGCGATGTATCGGATGCCGGCGAGCTGTTTAACGCGGCGAGTATTGCACTCCATCACGCAAAACGACGTGATAATAGCGTATGCCCCTATACACAGGCGATGCGTCAGACGATGGAACGCCGGCAATGGATGACCGAGCGCCTGCATCAAGCCATTATTGAAGGGCGTTTACAACTTTACTTCCAACCCCAGTTTAGTCTTGCTAGCAAAACATTGAAGGGGGCTGAAGCGCTGTGCCGCTGGTATGACCCTGAGTGGGGCTGGGTAAGCCCCGGCGAGTTCATTCCTCTGGCGGAAGAGCGTGGCTTGATCCGCATGCTGGGAGACTGGGTGCTAGAAGAAGCGGCAAGTCAGCTAAGCGTTTGGCAAACCAACAATACGCCGTTGCCGGGAAGGCTCTCAATCAATATTTCGGCCCAACAGTTTGCCGACCCTCAGCTAACCGCACATGTGGCTAAGCTAACTGCCTGCGTACCTCCATGCGCCATTGCGTTAGAACTCACCGAAAGCGATTTTATGCGTGATCCCGATCAAGCGGTCACGATTACTCAGTCTATGCGTCAGGCTGGCTACGCGCTGTTTATTGATGATTTCGGTACAGGTTACTCATCGCTCTCTTATTTGCGGCGCTTCGCTGCGGATGCGTTGAAGATAGACATTTCGTTTGTGCGTGACATGCTCGATAACCATCATGATCGGGCGATTGTACAAACCATCATCGCCATGGCCGACACGCTAGATATGAAAACTCTTGCAGAGGGTGTTGAAAGCTCGGCCCAGGCCGATTTACTAGCAAAAATGGGCTGCAGCGAAGCTCAGGGATACTGGTTTGGCCGCCCGTTACCCGCTGATGAGTTCGCGGCAATGTGGTTAACCCCTTAA
- a CDS encoding TRAP transporter small permease, which produces MMFKFDKLYRLGAWGAAACMVAICALIALQVTFRLVDALLVLVGLSRLGVSITGVSEMASYLLVGATFLGLAYTFVHHAHIRVTLLISRLPAAIRVWFEVFGLLIAVVISFLLTYGLIGLARESLQYNDVSSGFLSIPLWIPQSVLVVGVGLLALALMEALWIALRIAIRDPASFREVTAIDDNEAH; this is translated from the coding sequence ATGATGTTTAAATTCGACAAACTCTACCGCCTCGGTGCCTGGGGTGCAGCGGCGTGTATGGTGGCTATTTGTGCACTTATCGCACTGCAGGTCACGTTTCGGTTAGTAGATGCGCTGCTTGTTTTGGTTGGCCTTAGCCGACTCGGCGTGAGCATCACCGGTGTTTCTGAAATGGCGTCTTATTTGTTAGTAGGAGCAACGTTTCTTGGGCTTGCCTACACCTTTGTTCACCATGCGCATATTCGGGTAACACTGCTTATCTCCCGCCTACCTGCTGCCATACGCGTCTGGTTTGAGGTGTTTGGGCTACTCATTGCGGTAGTGATCAGCTTTTTACTGACCTATGGCTTGATTGGATTGGCAAGGGAAAGCCTTCAGTACAACGATGTTTCGTCAGGCTTTTTATCTATTCCCTTGTGGATACCTCAATCGGTACTGGTCGTTGGGGTAGGGCTTTTGGCATTGGCGCTTATGGAAGCCTTGTGGATAGCGCTACGTATTGCCATCCGTGACCCTGCGAGCTTCCGTGAAGTGACCGCCATCGACGACAACGAAGCGCATTAA
- a CDS encoding putative 2-aminoethylphosphonate ABC transporter substrate-binding protein codes for MSKLRRLFQPNQIATALLATAAVAFTSVASATELTVYTAVESDDLQKYAERFNAAHPDITINWVRDSTGVITARLLAEKDNPQADVIWGLAATSLLVLEEEGMLERYAPAGVENLDPKFIDAAYRNGEDPAWVGMDAWVAAICYNTIEGERQGVPMPTSWEDLTQPEFEGHVIMPNPNSSGTGYLDVASWMQLWGEEQGWDYMDRLHNNISRYTHSGSAPCSLAATGEAVVGVSFAFRGARLKSQGAPIEVIFPEEGLGWDMEAAAIVAGTTKQEAAQTLMDWAVSREANELYNEGYAVVAYPGVAQPIENYPADIADRMIDADFQWAAVNRERVLAEWQRRYDGKTEQ; via the coding sequence ATGTCGAAACTTCGCCGTTTGTTCCAACCTAATCAGATTGCAACTGCTCTGCTTGCAACGGCTGCCGTTGCCTTCACTTCTGTGGCTAGCGCCACTGAGCTAACGGTGTACACCGCCGTTGAGTCAGATGATCTGCAAAAATACGCCGAGCGCTTCAATGCTGCTCACCCCGATATCACCATTAACTGGGTGCGTGATTCTACGGGGGTGATTACCGCGCGCTTGCTAGCGGAAAAAGACAATCCCCAGGCAGACGTTATTTGGGGCTTAGCAGCCACCAGTCTGCTGGTGCTTGAAGAAGAGGGCATGCTGGAACGCTACGCCCCCGCTGGCGTTGAAAATCTCGATCCAAAATTTATTGATGCCGCTTACCGGAACGGTGAAGACCCTGCGTGGGTAGGCATGGATGCCTGGGTAGCGGCCATTTGCTACAACACCATTGAAGGCGAGCGTCAGGGCGTACCCATGCCGACCTCCTGGGAAGACCTGACCCAGCCAGAGTTTGAGGGGCATGTGATTATGCCTAACCCCAACTCCTCCGGTACCGGCTATCTGGATGTAGCCAGCTGGATGCAGCTGTGGGGCGAAGAGCAAGGTTGGGACTATATGGACCGTCTGCATAACAACATTTCCCGTTATACCCACTCAGGCTCTGCTCCTTGCAGCCTGGCGGCCACCGGTGAAGCGGTTGTTGGCGTGTCGTTTGCCTTCCGTGGGGCACGGTTAAAATCCCAAGGCGCACCAATTGAAGTGATCTTCCCGGAAGAGGGGCTTGGCTGGGATATGGAAGCTGCCGCCATCGTTGCGGGAACCACCAAACAGGAAGCTGCACAAACGCTGATGGATTGGGCTGTTTCCCGTGAAGCTAACGAACTCTATAACGAAGGTTATGCCGTGGTGGCCTATCCAGGTGTGGCGCAGCCGATTGAAAACTACCCCGCTGACATTGCGGATCGCATGATTGATGCCGACTTCCAGTGGGCTGCGGTTAATCGCGAGCGCGTGCTGGCAGAGTGGCAGCGCCGCTACGACGGTAAGACCGAACAGTAA
- a CDS encoding LysR family transcriptional regulator, whose amino-acid sequence MLDFKELDAFVWAVKLGSFRKAAVRLHITQPSVSERISRLESTVGELLLERSARPIQPTMRGREFFLHAERILHQRDEALKLFDSAETFSAPLRLGTIETIAHSWFPAFIQQLTERFPELIIELTVDYSPVLNDRLMRNELDILLAMNGYSAPEQIECDTLSPYEMGMFISPRHAALLSEHPNAWCQSLPFISFGRQARPYEELVRYLSDVGVQQPRIHSVSTLMTIARMTMEGLGIGALPVATVLDEWRRGDLYRLALPIPLPPMNYDVIWRSANHPRFCRSVGRIAQECASDYARARRADMASTCFTGRWVQPSATPATPEAIPRLT is encoded by the coding sequence ATGCTTGATTTCAAAGAGCTAGACGCCTTTGTGTGGGCGGTAAAGCTGGGTTCTTTTCGTAAAGCGGCGGTACGCCTGCATATTACGCAGCCTTCCGTTTCTGAGCGTATCTCGCGCCTGGAAAGCACCGTAGGTGAGCTATTGCTTGAGCGCTCAGCACGTCCGATTCAGCCAACTATGCGTGGACGTGAATTTTTTCTGCATGCTGAACGCATACTGCACCAGCGTGATGAGGCACTAAAGCTGTTCGACAGCGCAGAGACGTTTTCTGCGCCTCTTCGGCTCGGCACCATCGAAACTATTGCCCATAGCTGGTTTCCTGCATTTATTCAGCAGCTTACTGAGCGCTTTCCAGAGCTCATTATTGAGCTAACGGTTGATTACTCTCCGGTTCTTAATGATCGGCTTATGCGCAACGAGCTTGATATTTTGCTGGCAATGAATGGTTACTCGGCCCCAGAGCAAATTGAGTGCGATACGTTAAGCCCTTACGAGATGGGTATGTTTATCTCACCTCGCCATGCCGCGTTGCTAAGCGAACACCCCAATGCTTGGTGCCAGTCGTTGCCGTTTATTTCCTTTGGCAGGCAGGCTCGCCCTTATGAAGAGCTAGTGCGTTACCTTTCAGACGTGGGCGTTCAGCAGCCTCGTATCCATAGCGTAAGCACATTGATGACCATTGCACGGATGACGATGGAAGGGCTGGGAATTGGTGCACTACCCGTCGCTACTGTATTAGATGAGTGGCGTCGAGGTGATCTATACCGTTTAGCGCTACCCATTCCTTTGCCGCCTATGAACTATGATGTGATATGGCGCAGTGCAAATCATCCTCGTTTTTGTCGCAGCGTGGGCCGTATCGCCCAAGAGTGTGCATCTGACTACGCCAGAGCGCGGCGCGCTGACATGGCAAGCACTTGTTTCACCGGCCGCTGGGTTCAACCTAGCGCAACCCCTGCCACCCCCGAAGCAATACCTCGATTAACCTGA
- a CDS encoding HAD family hydrolase — protein MRLALFDLDDTLLDGDCSDRWNLWMIELGWIRDAETFIARAEQMQQAYHAGKLKLEEYLAMTLAPLRGRRVMDVQKEVERFVATHLQPRVFDQAWRCLEAHRQSGDTLVLISASSHHLVAPIATMLGIEHVLAVELSVEQAGSGTSYTGHSRGVLSYRGGKVLRFQQWLTEQKIIPSHTTFYSDSRNDIPLLQYVDCPVAVNPDPVLAEVASVEGWQRLDWRMAASSDASSANNLPGKSAHA, from the coding sequence ATGCGCCTTGCTCTGTTTGACCTTGATGACACCCTCCTGGATGGAGACTGCAGCGACCGCTGGAATTTATGGATGATCGAGCTGGGTTGGATCCGTGATGCCGAAACCTTTATAGCCCGTGCCGAACAGATGCAGCAGGCTTATCATGCCGGTAAGTTGAAGCTAGAGGAGTACCTAGCGATGACCTTGGCGCCGCTGCGGGGCCGCCGAGTGATGGATGTACAAAAAGAGGTTGAGCGCTTTGTCGCTACTCATTTGCAGCCACGTGTTTTTGATCAAGCCTGGCGCTGCCTGGAAGCGCACCGTCAGTCAGGCGATACCCTAGTACTCATTTCTGCATCATCGCATCACTTGGTAGCACCGATTGCAACGATGCTAGGGATCGAGCATGTGTTGGCGGTAGAGCTAAGTGTCGAACAAGCGGGAAGTGGGACAAGCTACACCGGCCATAGCAGAGGCGTGCTCTCTTACCGAGGGGGTAAAGTACTGCGTTTTCAGCAGTGGCTAACCGAGCAAAAAATTATCCCCAGTCACACAACGTTCTACTCAGATTCCCGCAACGATATCCCGCTGCTGCAGTATGTCGACTGCCCAGTGGCGGTTAACCCTGACCCCGTGCTAGCGGAGGTGGCTAGTGTAGAAGGGTGGCAGCGCTTAGACTGGCGGATGGCAGCGTCGTCAGACGCTTCATCGGCCAATAATTTGCCAGGAAAATCGGCGCATGCCTGA
- a CDS encoding TRAP transporter large permease, whose amino-acid sequence MLLLSLATIFTLVVLLGSGVWIAFALIGTAWVALQFFSPFDPGPILASDFWGASYGWDLTALPMFIWMGEILFRSGLADNMFRGLSPWLNRLPGRLLHTNIIGSGMFAAVCGSSAATCATVGKMTLPELERRGYDSNMAIGTLASASTLGLLIPPSIVLIVYGVVTEQSITRLFMAGIGPGLMILAMFMTYLVLWALLKGNRNGLTGADESGMSFVEKLRNTWSLVPILLLIGGIIVSIYGGLASPTEAAAVGVVLSMVIAHFNGHFNRDIFTSSLFAAVRTACMIAFIIAGASFLTSAMGFTQVPMQLARTIGEMGLSPTMLLVALTVLLLIMGCFLDGISLILLVTAIIMPVVSAAGFDLIWFGIYLVIVVEMSQITPPVGFNLFVIQGLTGKDIVTITKATLPFFLLMLLAIAFMHLFPEIALYLPQAMNR is encoded by the coding sequence GTGCTATTACTCAGTTTGGCTACCATCTTTACCCTTGTGGTGCTGTTAGGCAGTGGCGTCTGGATTGCCTTTGCCCTAATTGGAACTGCTTGGGTTGCCCTTCAGTTTTTTAGTCCCTTTGACCCCGGCCCTATTCTTGCCTCGGATTTTTGGGGAGCAAGTTATGGCTGGGATTTAACGGCGTTGCCGATGTTTATCTGGATGGGTGAGATTCTGTTTCGTTCAGGTCTTGCCGACAATATGTTTCGTGGCTTGTCGCCCTGGTTAAATCGCCTGCCGGGACGTTTGCTTCACACCAATATCATTGGCAGTGGAATGTTTGCCGCGGTATGTGGTTCTTCAGCGGCGACCTGTGCAACGGTGGGTAAAATGACCCTGCCGGAACTCGAACGCCGCGGCTATGACAGCAACATGGCGATTGGTACGTTGGCTAGCGCATCAACGCTGGGCTTGCTGATTCCGCCTTCCATCGTGCTGATTGTTTATGGCGTGGTGACTGAGCAGTCCATTACCCGGCTATTTATGGCAGGGATTGGGCCAGGGCTAATGATTTTAGCCATGTTTATGACCTATCTGGTGCTGTGGGCCCTGTTGAAGGGTAATCGAAACGGGTTAACCGGTGCTGATGAGTCGGGTATGAGCTTTGTTGAAAAGCTGCGCAATACCTGGTCGCTGGTGCCAATTCTGCTGCTGATTGGCGGTATTATCGTATCGATTTATGGAGGCTTGGCATCACCAACAGAAGCCGCTGCGGTAGGCGTTGTGCTATCGATGGTCATTGCGCATTTTAATGGCCACTTTAATCGAGACATCTTTACCAGCTCGTTATTTGCGGCGGTGCGTACCGCTTGCATGATTGCCTTTATTATTGCTGGCGCGTCATTTCTGACCTCTGCGATGGGCTTTACTCAAGTGCCTATGCAGTTAGCTCGCACGATTGGTGAAATGGGTCTATCTCCCACGATGCTGCTGGTGGCTTTAACGGTGCTGCTGCTGATCATGGGCTGTTTTTTGGATGGTATTTCGCTGATTTTGTTAGTAACGGCCATTATTATGCCGGTGGTTAGCGCCGCTGGGTTTGATCTGATCTGGTTTGGTATCTATCTGGTGATTGTGGTCGAGATGTCACAAATTACGCCGCCCGTGGGTTTTAACCTATTTGTGATTCAAGGACTTACTGGTAAAGATATTGTCACCATCACGAAAGCCACGCTGCCCTTCTTCCTACTGATGTTGCTGGCGATTGCCTTCATGCATCTCTTCCCTGAGATCGCTTTGTATCTGCCCCAGGCAATGAACAGATAG
- a CDS encoding GGDEF domain-containing protein, which produces MTGLSAVNETLYASLTNELPDFLSNALLRAANLPSLPAVAMQVLEVARSPRAPLSDYARVIERDPGLTARLIAAANSVHYLRSAHPAQTSLEATQRLGLDATLATVLSFTLFPWPPAENAALQTWRRVIVAAVVASKLAHQLCPEKVGSVFTLALLQDIGILAILTTYPDEAETLYAEHQIPHARLVNAERRRFGSDHTRIGAWLAAKWGLPSPIVHAIYQSHDGFLTDDMATLCLRLSGSIADAWLSPEPSTALAMLLKQLAVTETLTTNAIEALFHQLPEQIDLLTDILDLTVPVPVDSHTLLEDAQQLLYQHALTLTARLDAQQQQLNTLQLHNSALEERSRIDPLTQLANRAWLEEQLQERFALCNEQGRTMSVVFIDLDHFKVLNDQYGHQTGDLILERFGKTLASLTRSGDLAGRYGGEEFLIILPDETAQTARQLAERIALHLNEQPMLKIDQEALYITASMGIACLSDGNFSNERELIDAADQSMYFIKRSGRRGISVHGQD; this is translated from the coding sequence ATGACGGGCCTTTCAGCAGTAAACGAAACACTTTATGCCTCGCTCACTAATGAGCTGCCCGATTTTCTTAGTAACGCGTTATTACGGGCTGCTAACCTACCTTCGCTGCCTGCTGTTGCCATGCAAGTGCTTGAAGTAGCGCGTTCTCCCCGGGCTCCTCTAAGCGACTATGCTCGCGTCATTGAACGTGACCCTGGGTTAACGGCTCGCCTTATTGCGGCCGCCAATAGCGTGCACTACCTTCGCTCAGCTCATCCTGCACAAACCAGCTTGGAAGCAACACAGCGACTGGGGTTAGACGCAACGCTTGCCACCGTATTGAGCTTCACTCTGTTTCCTTGGCCACCCGCTGAGAATGCGGCTCTACAAACATGGCGCCGCGTCATTGTTGCAGCCGTGGTAGCAAGCAAGCTGGCTCACCAACTCTGTCCCGAAAAGGTAGGCAGCGTGTTCACGCTTGCCCTGCTACAAGATATTGGCATTCTGGCGATCCTCACCACCTACCCAGACGAAGCCGAAACACTATACGCGGAACATCAAATACCTCACGCACGGTTGGTCAACGCTGAACGCCGTCGCTTCGGCAGTGACCATACGCGGATCGGCGCTTGGTTAGCCGCAAAGTGGGGTTTACCGTCCCCAATCGTGCACGCTATTTACCAAAGCCATGATGGCTTTTTAACCGATGACATGGCAACACTCTGTCTACGTTTATCCGGTTCAATCGCCGATGCTTGGCTCAGCCCTGAGCCAAGTACCGCCTTAGCAATGTTGCTTAAACAGTTAGCGGTCACAGAAACGCTGACCACGAATGCAATCGAAGCACTTTTCCATCAGCTGCCCGAACAAATTGATTTATTAACTGATATTTTGGATCTCACAGTGCCAGTGCCTGTGGATAGTCATACGCTACTGGAAGACGCACAACAACTACTCTATCAACACGCATTAACACTCACCGCACGATTAGATGCTCAGCAGCAGCAGTTGAACACACTACAGCTGCATAATTCTGCATTAGAAGAACGTAGCCGCATTGACCCACTGACTCAATTGGCTAACCGCGCCTGGTTAGAAGAACAGCTCCAGGAACGTTTTGCGCTTTGCAATGAGCAAGGCCGCACGATGTCAGTCGTGTTTATCGATTTAGATCACTTCAAAGTACTTAACGACCAATATGGTCACCAGACAGGCGACTTGATTCTAGAACGTTTTGGCAAAACGCTAGCGTCACTAACTCGTTCAGGCGACTTGGCTGGGCGCTATGGCGGTGAAGAGTTTTTAATTATCTTGCCCGATGAGACAGCTCAGACCGCTAGACAGTTAGCCGAACGAATTGCTCTGCATTTAAACGAACAACCTATGTTGAAAATTGACCAAGAAGCACTGTATATAACCGCTTCTATGGGCATAGCGTGTTTAAGCGATGGTAATTTCAGCAATGAACGTGAGCTGATAGATGCCGCCGACCAGAGCATGTATTTCATCAAACGCTCTGGCCGCCGGGGCATCTCCGTACATGGCCAAGATTGA
- a CDS encoding TRAP transporter substrate-binding protein: protein MHKRITTPLLLVTACSLAATATAHAAEWTMATPYGDASFHTQNNKQFAEDVAEATNGDLTITVHSGGSLVSHGEIKPSVRRGTIDAGEVFLSILSNDDPIFEVDTLPGVAGSYEDAYALWEATKPMIAELFAYEGMVPLYAVAWPAQGIYTSAPLTDPDQFDGLRVRAPNINTQRFVDNLGGSPTETEESDIPTAFSTGRVDAMITSSSTGNSMAAWDYVTDYTDANLWLPKNIVFMSQRSFDRLDEATQDALMEAAARAEERGWQMSRENNETSLEALRENGISVSQPNDAVSAALQAAGDELFADWESRADDEAKQALESYREQRDN, encoded by the coding sequence ATGCATAAACGTATAACAACGCCATTACTGCTAGTGACCGCTTGCAGCCTTGCCGCTACAGCGACCGCTCATGCGGCTGAATGGACCATGGCAACGCCTTATGGTGATGCAAGCTTCCATACCCAGAACAACAAACAGTTTGCTGAGGATGTGGCTGAGGCAACAAACGGTGACTTAACCATTACGGTGCACAGCGGTGGTTCACTGGTCTCTCATGGTGAAATTAAACCGTCGGTGCGTCGCGGCACTATCGATGCTGGTGAAGTGTTCCTCTCTATTCTTTCCAATGATGACCCTATTTTCGAAGTCGATACGTTGCCGGGTGTCGCCGGTAGTTATGAAGATGCCTATGCCTTATGGGAAGCCACGAAACCGATGATTGCTGAGTTATTTGCCTATGAAGGCATGGTTCCTTTGTATGCAGTGGCTTGGCCAGCCCAGGGCATTTACACCTCAGCGCCGCTAACGGACCCCGATCAGTTTGATGGCCTGCGGGTGCGTGCGCCGAATATTAATACTCAGCGCTTCGTTGATAATTTAGGCGGAAGCCCGACGGAAACTGAAGAGTCTGATATTCCTACCGCGTTTAGCACCGGTCGTGTGGATGCCATGATTACCTCAAGCTCTACCGGTAACTCCATGGCTGCCTGGGACTACGTGACCGACTACACCGATGCCAACTTGTGGCTGCCTAAAAATATTGTGTTTATGAGTCAGCGTAGCTTTGACCGTTTAGATGAAGCCACCCAAGACGCGCTGATGGAAGCTGCTGCTCGGGCTGAAGAGCGTGGCTGGCAAATGAGCCGTGAGAACAATGAAACTAGCCTGGAAGCACTGAGGGAAAATGGCATTTCAGTTTCCCAGCCTAATGATGCGGTCTCTGCTGCCCTGCAAGCGGCGGGTGATGAGCTGTTTGCTGATTGGGAATCCCGTGCTGACGACGAAGCAAAACAAGCCTTAGAAAGCTATCGCGAACAGCGCGATAACTAA